Proteins from one Clostridium cellulovorans 743B genomic window:
- a CDS encoding MurR/RpiR family transcriptional regulator, giving the protein MFNVGNVNNLNDLELQLYRYISENMEKVVYMRIRELAQETHVSTTTIIRFCKAMGCEGYSDFKTMLKLYLKEYKRNDSKLMLSTGILEDFLERVVNGDLDDAMNKAAKLIHEQENVLFIGIGNSGHSSGYGARYLSSLGKFALYIDDPYYPLTGDIIKNSVTIAISVSGESDSILRLTNIFKERGSKIISVTNRKSSPLSKMADVNISYYIQQESFADNGLEYRDITSQVPSIFIVETIAKKVHELMNNREL; this is encoded by the coding sequence ATGTTTAATGTTGGAAACGTAAATAACCTTAATGACTTGGAATTGCAACTTTATAGGTATATAAGTGAAAATATGGAGAAAGTAGTTTATATGAGGATAAGAGAATTAGCCCAGGAAACTCATGTTTCAACTACTACTATCATAAGATTTTGTAAAGCAATGGGTTGTGAAGGATATTCTGATTTTAAGACAATGCTAAAGTTATACCTAAAGGAGTACAAAAGAAATGATTCTAAACTAATGCTTAGTACAGGAATCCTTGAGGACTTTTTAGAAAGAGTTGTAAATGGCGATTTAGATGATGCTATGAACAAAGCTGCAAAATTGATTCATGAACAAGAAAATGTGTTGTTTATAGGTATCGGTAATTCAGGTCATAGTTCTGGTTATGGAGCAAGATATCTATCAAGTTTGGGTAAATTTGCTTTGTACATAGATGATCCGTACTATCCATTAACCGGTGACATTATAAAGAATAGTGTGACTATTGCTATTTCAGTTTCTGGTGAGAGTGATTCGATATTAAGACTCACAAATATATTTAAAGAAAGAGGAAGTAAGATAATAAGTGTAACTAATAGGAAGAGTTCACCATTATCAAAGATGGCAGATGTCAATATATCTTACTATATTCAACAAGAAAGTTTTGCTGATAATGGATTAGAATATAGGGATATTACATCACAAGTACCATCGATATTTATTGTCGAGACCATAGCTAAGAAGGTTCATGAACTTATGAATAACCGCGAATTATAG
- a CDS encoding helicase-related protein translates to MKKAAVERNFRKLKNQLSQIETIVKHSKPHGLWEHEAAVRRKLKELREYENAAIRDYSKVYNQYLEIFDDISLRLLQDYNFRNKTQFNFNEVIRGNYNSYVKSGIISVLTAYHIPELIKKEFQEVFPSNPKNEYKEARRIKRKFYLHLGDTNTGKTYNAMNKLKAASSGVYLSPLRILALENYEKLNKEGVLCNLETGEEEVIIEGAKHTACTIEKLDIKNEYDVAIIDEIQMINDDQRGAAWTKALLGLKAIEIHICGALNSKEILKEILEDCDEVFEIIEYKRNLPLVVEEKSFNYNDVQVGDALVVFSKKKVLKLAAYYKELDKKVSVIYGDLPPEVRRKQYDQFISNEAEILITTDAIGMGVNLPIRRIIFMDVRKFDGNQLRYLTTQEVKQIAGRAGRLGIYDIGYVASYKENQNYLSEYLSVRDDEIESAVLGPSEEILKIQCLPLAEKLAIWAEKEEELPFYRKMDVSEYLIVLDAVKGYKLSERDQWQLLKIPFDVSNVEIMQTFISYIDELFVLKNKILTKPSLKFLELTELETFYQKISLYYSFSKVFKIEMDLEWIVSQRAVVSEEINKLLVKL, encoded by the coding sequence ATGAAGAAAGCAGCGGTTGAAAGAAACTTTAGAAAATTGAAAAATCAGTTAAGTCAAATAGAGACAATTGTAAAGCATAGTAAGCCCCACGGTTTGTGGGAACACGAAGCAGCAGTAAGAAGAAAGTTGAAAGAACTAAGAGAATATGAGAATGCAGCTATAAGGGACTATAGTAAAGTATATAATCAATACTTAGAAATATTTGATGACATATCGTTAAGGCTATTACAGGATTATAATTTTAGAAATAAAACACAATTTAATTTTAATGAGGTAATAAGAGGAAATTACAATAGTTATGTAAAGTCTGGAATCATTAGTGTTCTTACTGCTTATCATATACCAGAATTAATAAAGAAAGAATTCCAAGAAGTGTTTCCAAGTAACCCTAAAAATGAATATAAGGAAGCTAGAAGAATAAAAAGAAAGTTTTATTTACATCTGGGTGATACGAATACAGGAAAAACTTATAATGCAATGAATAAATTGAAGGCAGCTAGTTCGGGAGTCTATCTTTCACCTTTGAGGATTCTAGCGTTAGAAAACTATGAAAAGCTAAATAAAGAAGGAGTATTATGCAATCTAGAGACAGGTGAAGAGGAAGTTATTATTGAAGGGGCTAAGCATACAGCTTGCACTATAGAAAAGTTAGATATAAAGAATGAATACGATGTGGCCATAATAGATGAAATTCAAATGATTAATGATGATCAAAGAGGTGCAGCTTGGACAAAAGCGTTGTTAGGTTTAAAAGCTATAGAAATACACATATGTGGTGCATTGAATTCAAAGGAGATCTTAAAGGAAATTTTAGAAGATTGCGATGAAGTATTTGAAATCATAGAATATAAGCGGAATTTACCATTAGTAGTGGAAGAGAAGAGTTTTAATTACAATGATGTTCAAGTTGGCGATGCTTTGGTAGTTTTTTCAAAGAAAAAGGTGTTGAAGTTGGCTGCATACTATAAAGAACTTGATAAGAAGGTAAGTGTGATATATGGTGACTTGCCACCAGAGGTGAGGAGAAAACAATATGATCAATTTATAAGCAATGAGGCTGAAATTCTTATTACAACTGATGCTATAGGTATGGGAGTTAATCTTCCAATAAGACGGATAATTTTTATGGATGTTAGAAAGTTTGATGGAAATCAATTAAGGTATTTAACTACTCAGGAAGTGAAGCAAATAGCCGGGAGAGCTGGGCGTCTTGGTATATATGATATTGGCTATGTAGCTTCGTATAAAGAGAATCAAAACTATTTGAGTGAATATCTTTCTGTAAGGGATGATGAGATAGAAAGTGCTGTTTTAGGCCCTAGTGAGGAAATACTAAAGATACAATGTCTTCCTTTAGCCGAAAAGTTGGCTATTTGGGCAGAGAAAGAGGAAGAGTTACCGTTTTACAGGAAGATGGACGTTAGCGAATATTTAATTGTTTTAGATGCTGTTAAGGGATATAAACTTAGTGAAAGAGATCAGTGGCAGCTATTGAAAATTCCTTTTGATGTGTCTAATGTAGAGATTATGCAAACTTTTATAAGTTATATAGATGAGTTGTTTGTTTTAAAGAATAAAATACTAACAAAGCCAAGTTTGAAATTCTTAGAATTAACTGAACTAGAAACATTCTATCAAAAGATAAGCTTATATTATTCATTTTCTAAGGTTTTTAAGATTGAGATGGATTTAGAATGGATAGTAAGTCAAAGAGCAGTAGTAAGTGAAGAGATTAATAAGCTTTTAGTTAAACTATAA
- a CDS encoding zinc-ribbon domain-containing protein, with the protein MADKTIVCKDCGKEFVFTEGEQAFYKEKGFENEPQRCPDCRRARKQNSNRGGFQR; encoded by the coding sequence ATGGCAGATAAAACAATAGTATGTAAAGATTGTGGAAAAGAATTTGTATTCACAGAAGGCGAGCAAGCTTTCTACAAAGAAAAAGGATTCGAAAACGAACCACAAAGATGCCCAGATTGCAGAAGAGCTAGAAAGCAAAACAGCAATAGAGGCGGATTCCAAAGATAA
- a CDS encoding PTS sugar transporter subunit IIB — protein MKKILLVCSAGMSTSLLVTKMQQAAIEKSIEIEIFALPVAECASVADSVDVVLLGPQVRYQKPQVDAVIKGRVPVDIIDMKDYGMMNGKAVFEMAMKLIG, from the coding sequence ATGAAAAAAATATTATTAGTTTGTTCTGCTGGAATGTCTACCAGCTTATTAGTTACAAAAATGCAACAAGCAGCAATTGAGAAATCAATTGAAATCGAAATTTTCGCATTACCGGTTGCTGAATGTGCTAGCGTAGCAGATTCTGTTGATGTAGTTTTACTTGGACCACAAGTAAGATACCAAAAACCACAAGTTGATGCTGTTATCAAAGGCAGAGTTCCAGTTGACATAATCGATATGAAAGATTATGGAATGATGAATGGAAAAGCTGTATTTGAAATGGCTATGAAGTTAATCGGTTAA
- the thrC gene encoding threonine synthase — MEYKSTRTKTQPISSSEAIIKGISQDGGLYVPVEIPKLDIPVASLKDLEYKDLAFDIMKRFFTDLNQEDLKNSIYNAYDEKFDTPTIVPITYKDGAHFLELFHGPTLAFKDMALSILPELMNLSLKKQEVKKEIVILTATSGDTGKAALEGFANKESIKIVVFFPKDGVSEIQKLQMITQEGDNTFVVAIEGNFDDAQSGVKTIFNDKAFAEKLESENFLLSSANSINIGRLVPQIVYYFYGYLNLLKNNKIADGEKINVVVPTGNFGNILAAYYAKIMGLPINKFICASNDNNVLYDFFTTGIYDKNRDLKITTSPSMDILLSSNLERLLYTISGEDEALVAKMMSDLNSTGKYEITPAMKEALTDFYGGFATEAEVNASILDIYNKEKYVIDTHTAVAMHVYKKYVAETNDTTQTLIASTASPFKFSTNVASALGIDVANITDFEAVNKLSETCGIEIPDRVSKLLNMEIKHNNSCTKTEMKSIIEKFLKL; from the coding sequence ATGGAGTACAAAAGCACTCGAACTAAAACTCAACCTATTTCTTCAAGCGAAGCAATTATTAAAGGTATTTCTCAGGATGGGGGCTTATATGTTCCTGTTGAAATTCCAAAATTAGATATTCCAGTTGCATCATTAAAAGACTTGGAATATAAGGATCTAGCATTTGATATAATGAAGAGATTTTTTACTGATCTTAATCAAGAAGATTTAAAAAATTCTATATATAATGCTTATGATGAAAAATTTGATACCCCAACAATCGTGCCTATCACATATAAAGATGGTGCGCACTTCTTAGAACTTTTTCATGGACCAACTCTTGCTTTTAAAGACATGGCTCTTTCAATACTTCCTGAGCTTATGAACTTATCTTTAAAGAAACAAGAAGTAAAAAAAGAAATTGTAATATTGACTGCAACTTCTGGTGATACTGGTAAAGCCGCATTAGAAGGTTTTGCTAATAAAGAATCCATCAAGATAGTTGTATTCTTCCCTAAGGATGGAGTAAGTGAAATCCAAAAACTTCAAATGATAACTCAAGAAGGAGATAACACTTTTGTTGTTGCTATTGAAGGTAATTTTGATGATGCACAAAGTGGTGTAAAAACTATTTTCAACGATAAAGCATTTGCAGAAAAATTAGAAAGTGAAAACTTCCTATTATCTTCAGCAAATTCAATCAACATCGGAAGACTAGTTCCCCAAATCGTGTACTACTTCTATGGCTATTTAAACCTTCTTAAGAATAACAAAATAGCTGATGGTGAAAAAATCAATGTAGTTGTACCAACTGGTAATTTTGGTAATATCCTAGCAGCATATTATGCAAAAATTATGGGATTACCTATCAATAAATTCATTTGTGCATCAAATGATAACAACGTTTTATATGATTTCTTTACTACAGGAATTTACGATAAAAATAGAGACCTTAAAATTACAACTTCTCCATCAATGGATATCTTACTTTCAAGTAATCTTGAAAGATTATTATATACAATCAGCGGTGAAGATGAAGCTTTAGTTGCTAAAATGATGTCAGATTTAAATTCTACTGGCAAATATGAAATCACTCCTGCTATGAAGGAAGCTCTTACCGACTTCTATGGAGGATTTGCAACAGAAGCTGAAGTTAATGCATCAATCTTAGATATATACAATAAAGAAAAATATGTAATTGATACTCATACTGCTGTTGCAATGCACGTATATAAAAAGTATGTAGCAGAAACAAATGATACAACACAAACTTTAATTGCTTCAACTGCTAGCCCATTCAAGTTTAGCACTAACGTTGCTTCAGCTTTAGGAATCGATGTTGCCAATATAACAGACTTCGAAGCAGTTAATAAACTATCAGAAACCTGTGGTATTGAAATTCCAGATAGAGTTTCAAAGTTATTAAACATGGAAATTAAACATAATAATTCATGTACGAAGACTGAGATGAAATCTATTATAGAAAAATTTTTAAAACTGTAG
- a CDS encoding PTS lactose/cellobiose transporter subunit IIA — protein MDELEQVAFNLISNVGMAKSLIMEGLVEARNSNYEGSEAKLKEADTYLTEAHHAHFGLIQKEAQGEPTTVSLILMHAEDQLMTTEVMKDLVKEMILMYKKINN, from the coding sequence ATGGATGAATTAGAACAAGTTGCTTTTAACCTTATAAGTAATGTAGGAATGGCAAAGTCCTTAATTATGGAAGGGTTAGTAGAGGCTAGAAACTCAAATTATGAGGGTTCAGAAGCAAAATTGAAAGAAGCAGATACTTATTTAACAGAAGCGCATCACGCGCATTTTGGATTGATTCAAAAAGAGGCACAAGGGGAGCCTACAACAGTTTCATTAATTCTTATGCACGCTGAAGATCAATTAATGACTACAGAAGTTATGAAGGATCTTGTAAAAGAAATGATCCTTATGTATAAAAAAATTAACAACTAA
- a CDS encoding PTS sugar transporter subunit IIC: protein MSQSNKKGFMDRFEAVAEKSLLPIAMKLNAQRHLAALRDAFILVLPLTMAGSFIVMLNCAFFAADGFVYDKLMLGKLIPGLTEVAPVLWPANNGTLNILSLLVCFLITRNLVKTLGGDDLIGGLLGFSSFFILYPDLAKTAGGYFGTKGIFVAMFIGFLVGEGFARLSKVEKLQFKMPDSVPPAVARSFKVLIPIFIMIFIVTVVNFLATKVNADGIFPIVYSAIQKPLEGLGQNIGTLLILLTLSNLLWIFGIHGPNTVNAIQSAMFEGPKNDNLAYASANGTAWGAPNEITWQLVDAFGNMGGSGMTIGLIIAIILVSKREDFKSLNKLAIGPAIFNINEPIIFGLPIVLNPIFILPFVILPVVNVFIGYLCIHFEIIPPLAFNVPWTTPGPLAAFFATQEPLALLISLVLVAISVVVYIPFVMAANKSGATE, encoded by the coding sequence GTGAGTCAATCAAACAAAAAAGGTTTCATGGACAGATTTGAAGCTGTTGCTGAGAAAAGTCTTCTTCCAATAGCTATGAAGCTAAACGCTCAAAGACACTTAGCAGCGCTAAGAGACGCATTTATCCTAGTGTTACCATTAACAATGGCAGGATCATTTATCGTAATGCTTAACTGTGCATTCTTTGCAGCAGATGGTTTCGTATATGATAAGTTAATGTTAGGTAAATTAATACCAGGTTTAACAGAAGTAGCTCCAGTTTTATGGCCAGCTAACAACGGAACATTAAACATATTATCCTTATTAGTTTGTTTCTTAATTACTAGAAACTTAGTTAAAACACTAGGTGGAGATGATTTAATAGGTGGATTATTAGGTTTTTCATCTTTCTTCATCCTTTATCCAGATTTAGCTAAAACAGCAGGCGGATATTTTGGAACAAAAGGTATCTTCGTTGCTATGTTCATAGGATTCTTAGTTGGTGAAGGTTTCGCAAGATTATCTAAAGTTGAAAAACTTCAATTTAAGATGCCAGATTCAGTACCACCAGCAGTTGCAAGATCATTTAAAGTTTTAATTCCAATATTTATAATGATATTTATAGTTACAGTAGTTAACTTCTTAGCTACTAAAGTTAACGCAGACGGTATTTTCCCAATAGTTTATTCAGCTATCCAAAAACCATTAGAAGGTCTAGGACAAAACATTGGAACATTATTAATATTACTTACTCTTAGTAATTTATTATGGATATTCGGTATCCACGGACCAAACACAGTTAACGCTATTCAAAGCGCTATGTTTGAAGGACCAAAAAATGACAACTTAGCTTATGCTTCAGCAAACGGAACAGCATGGGGTGCACCAAATGAAATTACATGGCAATTAGTTGACGCCTTTGGTAACATGGGTGGTTCAGGTATGACTATCGGTCTTATCATTGCTATAATATTAGTTTCAAAAAGAGAAGATTTCAAATCGCTTAATAAATTAGCTATCGGACCTGCAATATTTAACATTAACGAACCAATAATATTCGGGTTACCAATAGTATTAAACCCAATATTTATATTACCATTCGTAATATTACCAGTTGTAAATGTATTTATAGGTTACTTATGTATCCATTTTGAAATAATTCCACCACTAGCATTTAACGTGCCATGGACAACACCAGGACCACTAGCTGCATTCTTTGCAACACAAGAGCCATTAGCATTATTAATATCACTTGTACTTGTTGCAATATCAGTTGTTGTTTACATACCATTTGTTATGGCAGCTAATAAATCAGGTGCAACTGAATAG
- the thrB gene encoding homoserine kinase gives MIKIKVPATSANMGPGFDTLGIALDLYNEFTVEEIDNSLEFVGFEEAFMNKNNLVYTSMMKTFDVIGYKPRGLRIGISNNIPVSRGLGSSAACILGGVIGANELAGQVLSKQQILEIATELDGHPDNIAPALFGGMTTAVKTNNQVFCDKINLSKGVKLCALIPNFHLATKKARAALPTTIPHADGVFNVGRVALLVTALANGNFDLVKVACEDKLHEPYRGNLIADYENIITKGKSLNPLGIFLSGAGPTIMVLLKEDDVNFNKNITSYLNTLENSWEVKELNVDYSGSTISIV, from the coding sequence ATGATAAAAATTAAAGTTCCAGCTACTAGTGCTAATATGGGTCCTGGCTTTGATACTTTAGGAATAGCCCTTGACCTATATAATGAATTTACTGTTGAAGAAATCGATAATTCTTTAGAATTCGTAGGCTTTGAAGAAGCTTTTATGAATAAAAATAATCTTGTATATACCTCTATGATGAAAACTTTTGATGTCATCGGCTACAAACCTAGAGGATTAAGAATAGGAATAAGTAACAACATTCCAGTATCAAGGGGTCTTGGTAGCAGTGCTGCATGTATACTTGGTGGAGTAATTGGTGCGAACGAATTAGCTGGACAGGTTTTAAGCAAACAACAAATATTAGAGATAGCAACAGAGCTTGATGGTCATCCAGATAATATTGCTCCTGCACTCTTTGGTGGTATGACAACTGCTGTAAAAACTAATAATCAAGTTTTTTGTGATAAAATCAATTTATCAAAAGGCGTTAAATTATGTGCTCTTATACCAAACTTTCACTTAGCAACTAAAAAAGCAAGAGCTGCACTACCAACTACTATTCCTCATGCTGATGGAGTCTTCAATGTTGGAAGAGTTGCCCTTTTAGTCACTGCCTTAGCTAACGGAAATTTCGACCTAGTTAAAGTAGCCTGCGAAGATAAACTTCATGAACCATATAGAGGAAATCTTATTGCAGACTATGAAAATATAATCACAAAAGGAAAGTCCCTTAATCCACTTGGAATATTTTTAAGTGGTGCAGGTCCTACAATCATGGTACTTTTAAAAGAAGATGATGTAAATTTTAATAAAAATATTACATCATACTTAAATACCCTTGAAAATAGTTGGGAAGTTAAAGAGCTTAATGTTGATTATAGTGGCTCTACGATTAGTATTGTTTAG
- a CDS encoding glycoside hydrolase family 1 protein — translation MIHKHLKPFPKNFLWGSATAAYQIEGAYNEDGKGISVWDEYVRAENRTYKNTNGDVAVDHYHRYKEDVALMAEMGLKAYRFSIAWTRIFPEGRGEVNEKGLEFYDNLINELIKYNIEPIVTIYHWDAPQKLMDLYGAWESREIIEDFNNYCVTLFKKFGDRVKYWVTLNEQNVFIGHGYRGAMHPPGVSDLKRMYEANHIANLANAKAICSFKQYVPDGKVGPSFAYTPAYPFSCKPEDILAYENAEEYNSHWWLEVYCNGEYPKAIWNYLEEKGLTPTIEEGDFELLKQGKPDFLGMNYYRSETYEMNPLDGVGAGKVNTSGKKGTTEESGVPGLYKTKKNPNLKATNWDWEIDPEGLRISLRRLTNRYGLPVLITENGLGEFDKLTEDKQIFDDYRIDYLRSHIEACQEAITDGVELIGYCTWSFTDLLSWLNGYQKRYGFVYVNRDEESEKDLARIPKKSFYWYRDVIQSNGEKL, via the coding sequence GTGATACACAAGCATTTGAAGCCATTCCCGAAAAATTTTCTTTGGGGATCTGCAACAGCAGCATACCAAATAGAAGGTGCCTATAACGAAGATGGTAAAGGGATTTCTGTATGGGATGAATATGTTAGAGCAGAGAATCGTACTTACAAAAACACTAACGGTGATGTAGCAGTAGATCACTACCATAGATATAAAGAAGACGTTGCCTTAATGGCAGAAATGGGATTAAAGGCATACAGATTCTCTATAGCGTGGACAAGAATTTTTCCAGAAGGTAGAGGCGAAGTAAACGAAAAAGGTTTAGAGTTTTATGATAACCTTATTAATGAACTTATCAAGTATAATATTGAACCAATTGTAACTATTTATCACTGGGATGCTCCGCAGAAGCTTATGGATTTATATGGTGCATGGGAGTCAAGAGAAATTATAGAAGATTTTAATAATTATTGCGTAACCTTATTCAAAAAGTTTGGTGACAGAGTTAAGTATTGGGTTACATTAAATGAACAAAACGTATTTATAGGTCATGGTTATAGAGGAGCTATGCACCCACCAGGAGTAAGTGATTTAAAGAGAATGTATGAAGCTAATCATATTGCAAACTTAGCAAATGCTAAAGCTATCTGTTCTTTTAAACAATATGTTCCTGATGGAAAAGTTGGGCCAAGCTTTGCATATACACCAGCATATCCATTCTCATGTAAACCAGAAGATATCTTAGCTTATGAAAATGCAGAAGAGTATAATAGTCATTGGTGGCTTGAAGTTTATTGTAATGGTGAATATCCTAAAGCGATTTGGAACTATCTTGAAGAAAAAGGACTTACCCCAACTATAGAAGAAGGGGACTTTGAGCTTTTGAAACAAGGAAAACCTGACTTCTTAGGAATGAATTATTATAGATCAGAAACTTATGAAATGAATCCTTTAGATGGCGTTGGTGCTGGAAAGGTTAACACTTCAGGCAAAAAAGGAACAACTGAAGAATCAGGAGTACCAGGACTATACAAAACTAAGAAAAATCCAAATCTTAAAGCAACAAATTGGGATTGGGAAATCGATCCAGAAGGTTTGAGAATCAGTTTAAGAAGACTTACAAATAGATATGGATTGCCTGTACTAATTACAGAAAACGGTTTAGGTGAGTTTGATAAACTTACTGAGGACAAGCAAATATTTGATGATTACAGAATTGATTACTTAAGATCTCACATTGAAGCTTGTCAAGAAGCTATAACAGACGGAGTAGAACTTATTGGTTACTGCACGTGGTCATTTACAGATTTATTAAGTTGGTTAAATGGTTACCAAAAACGTTATGGTTTTGTTTATGTAAACAGAGATGAGGAAAGTGAAAAGGATTTAGCTCGTATACCTAAAAAGAGTTTTTATTGGTATAGAGATGTTATCCAAAGCAATGGTGAAAAGCTATAA
- a CDS encoding DMT family transporter: MRKELKAQIILVLLTAIWGLGFPLTSLALGGIGPYTLVSVRSLLASLMLIIIFRKRISIINWKTIKAGVLIAIALMVGSFLQTGGMLYTTPSKSSFITGFSVIFVPIFMIIIYKKPPTRRMVMSIVISIIGLILMTYNGDAGINIGDILTLLCALVFSVQMLLVDKFGSSFDGITLAMVELITMSILATPVAFLQEGYHIDYTSTSVILCILVTGLLGSGFAMVMQNKMQPLINPAHAAVIYLCEPVFGVFFSLFIGDMLSLRAGIGAVLILIAMFIGGQEQG, encoded by the coding sequence ATGAGGAAAGAATTAAAGGCTCAAATCATATTAGTACTATTAACTGCTATATGGGGGTTGGGGTTTCCGTTAACTAGTTTAGCATTAGGCGGAATAGGTCCATATACCCTGGTTTCTGTTCGAAGCTTACTTGCTTCATTGATGTTAATAATTATTTTTAGAAAGAGAATAAGTATTATAAATTGGAAGACAATAAAAGCAGGGGTATTGATTGCTATCGCACTAATGGTAGGGAGTTTTTTACAAACAGGAGGTATGTTATACACTACTCCGAGTAAATCGAGTTTTATTACAGGTTTTAGTGTTATTTTTGTGCCTATATTTATGATTATCATTTATAAAAAACCGCCAACAAGAAGAATGGTTATGTCGATAGTTATTTCAATCATTGGACTCATATTAATGACCTATAATGGTGATGCAGGAATTAATATCGGAGATATATTAACTTTGTTATGTGCTTTAGTGTTTTCAGTGCAGATGCTTTTAGTAGATAAGTTTGGAAGTAGCTTTGATGGAATAACTTTAGCAATGGTAGAACTTATAACCATGAGTATTCTAGCTACACCTGTAGCTTTTCTGCAAGAGGGATACCATATAGACTATACTAGTACTAGTGTAATTTTGTGTATACTTGTAACGGGATTATTAGGAAGTGGATTTGCTATGGTTATGCAAAATAAAATGCAACCATTAATAAATCCAGCTCATGCAGCAGTGATTTATTTGTGTGAACCAGTATTTGGTGTTTTTTTCTCTTTATTTATAGGAGATATGCTTTCATTAAGAGCTGGAATTGGAGCTGTATTAATATTAATTGCTATGTTTATAGGCGGACAAGAACAAGGTTAA
- a CDS encoding homoserine dehydrogenase: MEKVKIALLGFGNVGQGVWKILNTNKREIMINCGYEVEVGKILVRDKNKPRAVEVPDSIVTTDINDILSDKDIKIVVELMGGSEPSKEYILSSLKAKKHVVTANKLLLATVGDELISTADAEGVQFYYEASVGGGIPVIREINESLTANKIESIVGIINGTTNYILTKMSQESMGFEEALKEAQAKGYAEADPTSDVEAYDSVYKLAIMASLAFSTKVDSSSIYREGICKIDSIDIDYAKKFGYVIKLLAIGKEIDNELELRVHPTMISKNHPIANINDSFNAIFIKGNAVGDLLLSGRGAGDLPTGSAVVGDIISIIRNKADLRSIGEIKSNLPLKKVKDFNEATSRYYIRLQVADIAGVLGEIAAVFGQYDVSILSVNQEVIDKDSVSLVFITHSAKEGNVSNSMKVIESLDHVNQIASIIRIEEF; the protein is encoded by the coding sequence ATGGAAAAAGTTAAAATTGCACTACTTGGTTTTGGTAATGTTGGCCAAGGAGTATGGAAAATTCTGAACACAAATAAAAGAGAAATAATGATTAACTGTGGTTATGAAGTAGAAGTAGGAAAAATTCTTGTTAGAGATAAAAATAAACCTAGGGCTGTTGAAGTACCTGATTCTATAGTAACCACTGATATAAATGATATTTTAAGCGATAAAGACATTAAAATCGTTGTTGAATTAATGGGCGGCTCTGAACCTTCAAAGGAGTATATCCTAAGCTCATTAAAAGCAAAAAAACATGTTGTAACTGCAAATAAGTTACTTCTTGCAACTGTCGGAGATGAGCTCATATCAACTGCTGATGCTGAAGGTGTTCAATTTTACTACGAAGCTAGTGTTGGTGGTGGTATCCCTGTTATCCGTGAAATTAACGAAAGTCTTACAGCAAATAAAATCGAAAGCATAGTAGGAATTATTAACGGAACAACAAACTATATTTTAACTAAGATGTCTCAAGAATCTATGGGATTCGAAGAAGCTCTAAAAGAGGCTCAAGCTAAAGGTTATGCAGAAGCAGATCCAACTTCTGATGTTGAAGCATATGACTCTGTATATAAACTAGCTATAATGGCTTCATTAGCTTTCAGCACAAAGGTCGACTCTTCTTCAATTTATAGAGAAGGTATCTGCAAAATAGATTCTATAGATATCGATTATGCTAAGAAATTTGGCTATGTTATAAAGCTATTAGCTATTGGAAAGGAAATCGATAATGAACTTGAACTTAGAGTTCATCCAACAATGATATCTAAGAATCATCCTATAGCTAATATAAACGACTCTTTTAATGCAATATTCATAAAAGGAAATGCTGTTGGAGACCTATTGCTTTCTGGTAGAGGCGCTGGAGACCTTCCAACAGGTAGTGCTGTAGTTGGTGATATAATTTCTATCATAAGAAACAAAGCTGACTTACGCTCAATTGGAGAGATTAAAAGTAACTTACCACTAAAAAAAGTTAAGGATTTCAATGAAGCTACTTCAAGATATTATATAAGACTTCAAGTTGCTGATATTGCTGGAGTTTTAGGTGAAATAGCAGCAGTATTTGGTCAATATGATGTAAGCATACTTTCTGTTAATCAAGAAGTAATAGATAAAGATTCTGTTTCTTTAGTATTTATTACTCACTCTGCTAAGGAAGGAAATGTTAGCAATTCTATGAAGGTTATCGAATCTCTTGATCATGTTAATCAAATTGCTAGTATAATAAGAATAGAAGAATTTTAA